A stretch of Oncorhynchus mykiss isolate Arlee chromosome 12, USDA_OmykA_1.1, whole genome shotgun sequence DNA encodes these proteins:
- the LOC118936514 gene encoding small integral membrane protein 22-like, which produces MDQRSLQEEFKDQFTDVVSRLQSKQLFQSDWDIASFAVFFIFIGMVLLLVVLVLIRCCCCCCCDEQPRRHKVGHENFGMET; this is translated from the exons ATGGACCAGAGGAGCCTACAGGAAGAGTTTAAGGATCAGTTTACAGACGTGGTGTCCAGACTGCAGTCTAAACAGCTGTTCCAGTCTGACTGGGACATCGCCTCCTTCGCTGTCTTCTTCATCTTCATCG GCATGGTTCTGCTGCTTGTTGTCCTGGTTCTGAtccgctgctgttgctgctgctgctgtgatGAACAG CCGAGAAGACACAAAGTGGGTCATGAAAACTTTGGAATGGAGACCTGA